The following coding sequences lie in one Treponema sp. OMZ 790 genomic window:
- a CDS encoding iron ABC transporter permease produces the protein MNTEKKRRIIIVFIILTVLFIIAVLINIVSGSVSFSLKDIWDICIGERTPSTLEYNVLFKIRFPRILAAILFGIALSISGFLLQTFFRNPIAGPYVLGISSGARLFVGFIILTNFTFNINFNSLFLIFFASAIGSILSMLLVLTFAKRVRDISILIVVGIMIGYIASAGTNFMIAFASDYKITNLTMWSMGSFSGITWKMIKISSIIIIPATIGVFCLSKPLQAYLLGENYAKSMGVNVKNFRLILIFLSSILSACVTGFAGPISFVGIAVPHLTRLTISTSQPKILIPAVTLMGASFCLLSDYFARTLFAPTELSLSTITSIIGAPIVICLMVGKNKKYGTI, from the coding sequence ATGAATACCGAAAAGAAAAGGCGGATTATCATAGTTTTTATAATCCTGACAGTTTTATTTATAATTGCGGTATTAATAAATATTGTCTCGGGTTCGGTATCTTTTAGCTTAAAAGATATTTGGGATATCTGTATAGGAGAAAGGACTCCAAGCACTTTGGAATACAATGTCCTATTTAAAATACGTTTCCCGAGAATTCTTGCCGCTATTCTTTTCGGTATTGCCTTATCAATATCGGGATTTCTATTACAAACTTTTTTTAGAAACCCGATTGCAGGACCCTATGTATTAGGTATCTCGTCAGGAGCTCGTCTCTTCGTAGGATTTATAATTTTAACTAATTTTACCTTCAATATTAATTTTAACTCTTTGTTCCTGATTTTTTTTGCATCTGCTATAGGGAGTATTCTATCAATGCTTTTGGTCTTAACTTTTGCAAAACGGGTAAGAGATATTTCAATACTGATCGTTGTGGGAATTATGATAGGCTACATAGCTTCTGCAGGAACAAATTTTATGATAGCCTTTGCATCAGACTATAAAATTACAAATCTAACTATGTGGTCAATGGGCAGCTTTTCAGGTATCACATGGAAAATGATAAAAATTTCAAGCATAATTATTATTCCGGCTACGATAGGAGTTTTCTGCTTATCAAAACCCTTACAAGCCTATCTTCTGGGAGAAAACTATGCAAAGAGTATGGGCGTAAATGTTAAAAATTTTAGACTGATACTCATTTTTTTGTCAAGTATTCTTTCTGCTTGTGTTACAGGTTTTGCAGGCCCTATATCCTTTGTAGGTATTGCCGTTCCTCATTTAACGCGTCTTACAATTTCAACCTCACAACCTAAAATACTAATACCGGCAGTTACACTAATGGGTGCAAGTTTTTGTCTTTTAAGCGACTATTTTGCACGAACCTTATTTGCTCCTACAGAATTAAGCCTAAGCACAATTACATCAATTATAGGAGCTCCAATTGTCATTTGTCTGATGGTCGGCAAAAACAAAAAATATGGAACTATTTAA
- a CDS encoding ABC transporter substrate-binding protein, with translation MKKRITVWFAAILMLSLTSAWAKGSQETTNEIGLKKIGQLKLKYAKSFSVDYYEQGVKKYTDVEGREVWFVPRGKKINGAENLNIIETPVKSLVILSTVHATLLRPIGELDKIAGTAVKSATWKIPEVKKGMDDGKIKFVGNKNALDYEMLHALNADAVLLTYENMARTPGIISKFNELGLKWIGVANHMENDPRARLEWVKFAAEITGKEKEADKYYERELAKINAVEEMNKKAVNKPTFASAFMSKDIFYVRNAGDYNVKMFEMLGIEYIFKDLNPEKNGNTKMNAEEFYKGAEKADFLFYDSVNGSAIKSNADLITFAEYLKDLKAVKENKVWGVKPNYYQSADHVADMIEELNKIIHSKPGELTETEYFYLFSNPLPAEKK, from the coding sequence ATGAAAAAGCGAATTACCGTTTGGTTTGCCGCAATACTGATGCTTTCTCTTACATCGGCATGGGCAAAGGGAAGTCAAGAAACAACGAATGAAATAGGTCTTAAAAAAATAGGCCAATTAAAATTAAAGTATGCTAAATCTTTCTCTGTAGATTATTATGAACAGGGAGTAAAAAAGTATACTGACGTTGAAGGACGGGAAGTTTGGTTCGTTCCAAGAGGCAAAAAAATAAATGGAGCCGAAAACCTTAATATTATTGAAACTCCTGTCAAATCTTTAGTTATCTTATCGACAGTACATGCGACTCTTCTTCGTCCTATCGGAGAATTAGATAAAATTGCAGGAACAGCCGTAAAATCCGCCACATGGAAAATACCTGAAGTAAAAAAGGGAATGGATGACGGTAAAATAAAATTTGTCGGAAATAAAAATGCCTTAGACTATGAAATGCTTCATGCATTAAATGCGGATGCCGTTTTATTGACTTATGAAAATATGGCAAGAACACCCGGTATAATTTCCAAGTTTAATGAATTAGGACTTAAATGGATAGGGGTTGCAAATCACATGGAAAACGATCCCCGTGCCCGTCTTGAATGGGTAAAATTTGCCGCAGAAATAACCGGAAAAGAAAAAGAAGCCGATAAATACTATGAAAGAGAATTGGCAAAAATAAATGCAGTAGAAGAAATGAATAAAAAAGCTGTAAATAAACCCACCTTCGCTTCAGCTTTTATGTCAAAAGATATCTTTTATGTTAGAAATGCAGGTGATTACAATGTAAAGATGTTTGAAATGCTTGGAATCGAATATATTTTCAAAGATTTAAATCCTGAAAAAAACGGAAATACAAAGATGAATGCCGAAGAGTTCTACAAGGGAGCAGAAAAAGCAGACTTCTTATTCTATGACAGCGTAAATGGAAGTGCCATTAAAAGTAATGCAGATTTAATAACTTTTGCAGAATATTTAAAAGATCTCAAAGCTGTAAAAGAAAATAAAGTCTGGGGTGTTAAACCTAACTACTATCAAAGTGCCGATCACGTTGCAGATATGATTGAAGAATTAAATAAAATAATTCATTCAAAACCGGGAGAGTTGACCGAAACGGAATATTTCTACTTATTCAGTAACCCGCTTCCGGCAGAAAAAAAATAA
- the cobN gene encoding cobaltochelatase subunit CobN has product MNLTGIFYGDSRAFEFQSAVKQVKNSEKINLNIFCFDVMKVNSNKQAFQKMCNKLKESDAVIMHFHGSSAHLQNLETVIGIINGKKIFFDCSIPEEISSIMLHSSLTPEEYIRLKNYFKAGGIDQIIEFVKLFSNITAGTNYILQPPKQRKAIGIYKGGKQLDEDEEQKLLSDISNSKKNIIGVVAHYPFLLNQNMRHVDAIIEELKNQGAEAICIIGRLGPQDNDGIIQAMEKYFYFNGKLIIDAVILTTGYTISSYYQNEFKNFIHSCFENFNIPVFQAITSYLSKEEFENSPSGLDIASVSLNIYQPEIDGQIITIPIAASEEIEKDGITGRVFVPIAERVKTLCELVCRFAQLKNKKPQDRRIAIILHNYPPRNDLIGSAHGLDTPNSLWNILEFLKEENYSLDFNFKSGQEIIDELIRRGTNEWKWASPKTIWKFKADAVSSETYETWYNNLPEFNRSDLKQKWGNPPGLSMLMDEQIVIPGIINGNIYIGLQPARSPEDAIVETYHDTHNPPPHSYLAFYKWVDKIFKADAVIHVGTHGTLEWLPGKEIALSKESYPDINIYSIPHFYIYHLGILGEGMQARRRSHAAILSHLIPSFTDSDTYDYLQEIEEALEKYEHIKQSAPSQQNIIIKNIFKLANEHSILKDLKIEYEDAIKNPEQSLILIHNWIHKIKNSVVRDGLHIYGEIPEKKRLLQLARGLSVIGQEDTEGLEDAIIISLGHEPKEIRKNLIDAEKNNFNEYKILEEANRIAEQLIKELSEVEFNESCIDRLPFFKNNKSGNYELKKTLKFICNEVYPRLIKTENEKIFLLKGLNGEFILPSLGGNPSRGNIKLLPTGRNFYSINPEEIPSKTAYETGKKLADIQLKAYYKEHKAYPKNITIIVYSTNTMKTYGEDIGEIFFLMGVRPIYIKNTQTVCGVEAIPLEELGRPRIDVTMRISGLFRDSFPNLIFLMDEAVNAVAFLNEDNEMNPIKKNIQETIKKFIDEGIPADKARDRASVRVFSAPSGTYGAGIANLIESKKWQTFEDLAAAYITWSSHAYSKKFHGEKDTKVFESLLSKTDMAIKNEVSREIDLLDCDDFYNYHGGLIAAVTAKSGKKPYISVGNTANMEIPETMTLDQETSRVIRSRILNPKWLEGLKEHGYKGAQEISKVMDNIFGWDASADNIEDWMYEDFVKTFLFDEKTLNWIKSVNKNAAYQISERLLEANQRKMWEAKPESLEKLKSIFLDMEADLESYEESTL; this is encoded by the coding sequence ATGAATTTAACAGGAATTTTTTATGGGGACTCCAGAGCTTTTGAATTCCAATCAGCCGTAAAACAAGTAAAAAATTCTGAGAAGATAAATTTAAATATTTTTTGCTTTGATGTTATGAAAGTAAACTCGAATAAACAAGCATTTCAAAAAATGTGCAATAAATTGAAAGAATCGGATGCGGTAATTATGCATTTTCACGGTTCATCTGCACATTTACAAAATCTCGAAACAGTAATCGGAATTATAAATGGCAAAAAAATTTTCTTTGATTGCTCAATTCCTGAAGAAATAAGCTCAATTATGCTGCACAGTTCTCTTACGCCTGAAGAATATATAAGATTGAAAAATTACTTTAAAGCAGGCGGCATTGATCAAATTATCGAATTTGTAAAATTATTTTCAAATATTACGGCAGGAACAAATTATATTTTACAACCGCCGAAACAAAGAAAGGCTATCGGTATCTACAAAGGCGGAAAACAACTTGATGAAGATGAAGAGCAAAAATTATTATCCGATATTTCCAATTCCAAAAAAAACATTATAGGTGTTGTTGCACACTATCCTTTTTTACTTAATCAAAACATGAGACATGTAGATGCAATTATTGAAGAGTTAAAAAATCAAGGAGCCGAAGCTATATGCATTATAGGAAGACTCGGCCCCCAAGATAATGACGGCATTATACAAGCCATGGAAAAATATTTTTACTTTAACGGCAAATTAATTATAGATGCAGTAATTTTAACAACAGGATATACCATATCTTCTTATTACCAAAATGAATTTAAAAATTTTATTCATTCTTGTTTTGAAAATTTTAATATTCCGGTATTTCAAGCCATCACAAGCTATCTTTCAAAAGAAGAATTTGAAAACTCTCCTTCCGGCTTGGACATAGCCTCTGTATCATTAAACATATACCAGCCTGAAATTGACGGACAAATTATTACCATTCCCATAGCTGCTTCCGAAGAAATAGAAAAAGACGGAATTACAGGGCGAGTTTTTGTACCTATAGCAGAAAGAGTAAAAACACTATGTGAACTTGTATGCCGATTTGCCCAATTAAAAAATAAAAAGCCCCAAGACAGACGGATTGCTATTATTTTGCACAACTACCCTCCGCGAAACGACCTGATAGGTTCAGCCCACGGATTGGATACGCCGAATTCTTTATGGAACATACTTGAGTTCTTAAAAGAAGAAAACTATAGCTTGGATTTTAATTTTAAGAGCGGGCAGGAAATAATAGATGAGTTAATCCGCAGGGGAACAAATGAATGGAAATGGGCTTCACCTAAAACAATTTGGAAATTTAAAGCTGATGCAGTGAGTTCTGAAACATATGAGACTTGGTATAATAATCTTCCCGAATTCAACCGCAGTGATTTAAAACAAAAATGGGGCAATCCCCCCGGCCTATCAATGCTTATGGATGAGCAGATTGTGATTCCGGGAATCATAAACGGAAATATTTATATCGGTCTTCAACCTGCTCGAAGTCCGGAGGACGCAATCGTAGAAACCTATCATGACACTCATAATCCGCCTCCTCATTCATACTTAGCCTTTTACAAATGGGTTGACAAAATTTTTAAAGCTGATGCCGTTATCCATGTGGGAACACACGGCACCTTGGAATGGCTTCCGGGAAAAGAGATTGCTCTATCAAAGGAAAGCTATCCCGACATAAATATCTATTCCATTCCGCATTTTTATATTTATCATCTAGGCATCTTAGGAGAAGGAATGCAGGCAAGAAGGCGGTCCCATGCTGCAATATTAAGTCACTTGATTCCAAGTTTTACCGATTCGGATACCTATGATTACCTTCAAGAAATAGAAGAAGCCTTAGAAAAATATGAACATATCAAACAATCTGCACCCTCACAACAAAATATTATAATTAAAAATATTTTCAAACTTGCAAATGAACATTCTATTTTAAAAGATTTAAAGATTGAATATGAGGATGCAATCAAAAATCCTGAACAAAGTCTTATTTTAATTCATAACTGGATTCACAAAATAAAAAATTCTGTAGTAAGGGATGGCCTTCACATATACGGGGAGATACCCGAAAAAAAACGCCTCTTGCAATTAGCAAGGGGGCTGTCTGTAATTGGCCAAGAAGATACGGAGGGCTTAGAGGATGCAATTATAATTTCTCTAGGGCATGAGCCTAAGGAGATCAGAAAAAATCTAATCGATGCCGAAAAAAATAATTTTAATGAATATAAAATCTTAGAAGAAGCAAATAGAATTGCAGAACAACTAATCAAAGAATTAAGTGAAGTAGAATTTAACGAATCATGCATCGATAGATTACCTTTTTTTAAAAATAATAAATCCGGCAATTACGAATTAAAGAAAACACTTAAATTTATCTGCAACGAGGTTTATCCCCGCCTCATAAAAACTGAAAATGAAAAAATATTCCTTCTTAAAGGTTTAAACGGAGAGTTTATTTTGCCAAGTCTTGGAGGAAACCCAAGCCGAGGGAACATCAAGCTTCTTCCCACAGGAAGAAATTTTTATTCAATCAACCCCGAAGAAATTCCGAGCAAAACTGCATACGAAACAGGAAAAAAATTAGCCGATATTCAATTAAAAGCATATTATAAAGAACATAAGGCCTACCCTAAAAATATAACTATAATTGTATACTCAACAAATACAATGAAAACCTATGGAGAGGACATAGGTGAAATATTTTTTCTAATGGGAGTCCGGCCTATCTACATAAAAAATACACAAACTGTATGCGGAGTAGAAGCAATTCCTCTCGAAGAATTGGGGAGACCGCGTATCGATGTTACAATGCGCATTTCAGGCCTTTTTAGAGACTCCTTTCCAAATTTAATTTTTTTAATGGATGAGGCAGTAAATGCTGTAGCCTTTTTAAATGAAGACAACGAAATGAATCCGATTAAAAAAAATATTCAAGAAACAATTAAAAAATTTATAGATGAAGGAATACCTGCAGACAAGGCAAGAGATAGGGCATCGGTGAGGGTTTTTAGTGCTCCTTCAGGAACTTATGGAGCAGGCATCGCAAATTTAATAGAGTCAAAAAAATGGCAAACATTTGAAGATCTCGCTGCGGCCTATATAACATGGAGCAGTCATGCATATTCAAAGAAATTTCATGGCGAAAAAGATACAAAAGTTTTTGAAAGTCTTTTAAGCAAAACCGATATGGCTATCAAAAACGAAGTAAGCCGCGAAATAGATCTCTTGGACTGTGATGATTTTTATAACTACCATGGAGGTTTGATAGCTGCCGTTACTGCCAAATCCGGTAAAAAGCCATATATTTCAGTAGGAAACACTGCAAATATGGAAATCCCTGAAACCATGACCTTAGACCAAGAGACTTCCCGTGTTATACGCTCCAGAATTCTTAATCCGAAATGGCTTGAGGGTTTAAAAGAACACGGTTATAAGGGAGCTCAGGAAATATCCAAGGTTATGGACAATATTTTCGGCTGGGATGCTTCGGCGGATAATATAGAAGACTGGATGTATGAAGATTTTGTAAAAACTTTTCTCTTTGATGAAAAAACATTAAACTGGATAAAATCAGTCAATAAAAATGCAGCCTACCAAATAAGCGAGCGTTTACTTGAAGCAAATCAGCGTAAGATGTGGGAGGCAAAACCTGAGAGCCTTGAAAAACTTAAAAGCATATTTCTTGATATGGAAGCGGACTTGGAATCTTATGAAGAATCAACATTATAA
- a CDS encoding magnesium chelatase subunit D family protein, producing the protein MKSFDYPFSILVGQTKLVRALLVLSVSDKINSLLIAGGKGTGKTMAARSIKNISDMDIVNLPLNITEDNLFGGLDIKKTLESGKIEFQQGILAEAENKILYIDEINLFPNEYVNTILDAIETGFLQIERDGYSDKKIIRSKLIGTMNPEEGFLNNSITDKFSIYAETDSNLNKEERLKILKKNLSLDKENKILIEELKKEDKILSNKILSAKKRLKNIKVSDSIITRAEALSKEANCLGYRASIYLIHTAQALAAIDSNQYITDTNLQEAAELVLKHRKNTISEKQNKNQIKQNKDNNDKKHSDKNKSKAQSERRDNINIDSESEISNNKNDYDIDKDNTANNQNTMKPKNPNTELADKIFKIKNLLNLNEDNAFRKGLGKRNKTRTNELRGKSFGYTRSNHNLHNLALIPTIKSAASHQIKPKEGIIKINKDDYKFKRRKTRIGTSIIFLVDASGSMGAMKRMKETKNAILSLLMDSYQKHDEVSMITFAGIGAEIALPFTRSVLLAKRELQLIPTIGKTPLSIGLNKALEYFKIHRLKNKDMIPLLFLITDGRANHGSVFFDEPIKDALFISKKIKYENIHSVVIDTESGFVKLAIAEEIAKNLNAKYYQIENLKPEIITAIVHQNTEYSLSRIDIMEDKR; encoded by the coding sequence ATGAAAAGCTTTGATTATCCTTTTAGCATCCTCGTAGGTCAAACAAAATTAGTAAGAGCCCTCCTTGTTCTTTCTGTCAGCGATAAAATAAACAGCTTGCTTATAGCCGGAGGAAAGGGCACGGGGAAAACTATGGCTGCACGAAGTATAAAAAATATCTCTGATATGGACATAGTTAATCTTCCCCTAAATATTACGGAAGATAATTTATTCGGAGGCTTGGATATAAAAAAAACTCTTGAGTCAGGTAAAATCGAATTTCAACAAGGAATTTTAGCTGAAGCCGAAAATAAAATTTTATACATCGATGAGATAAATCTTTTTCCGAATGAATATGTTAATACAATATTGGATGCAATAGAAACAGGCTTTCTACAAATAGAACGTGACGGATATTCCGATAAAAAAATAATAAGGTCTAAACTCATAGGAACAATGAATCCTGAAGAAGGATTTTTAAATAACTCGATTACCGATAAATTTTCAATTTATGCAGAAACAGATTCAAATCTAAATAAAGAAGAAAGACTGAAAATATTAAAAAAAAATTTAAGCCTTGATAAAGAAAATAAAATTTTAATTGAAGAGTTAAAAAAAGAAGATAAAATTTTATCGAATAAAATCCTGTCAGCAAAAAAACGGTTAAAGAATATAAAAGTTTCAGATTCTATAATTACAAGAGCTGAAGCTCTTAGTAAAGAAGCAAACTGCTTAGGTTATAGAGCGAGTATATATCTTATACATACCGCACAAGCTCTGGCAGCCATAGACAGCAACCAATATATTACAGATACAAACTTACAAGAAGCAGCTGAACTGGTTCTTAAACATAGAAAGAACACCATATCTGAAAAACAAAATAAGAATCAAATAAAACAAAACAAAGACAATAATGATAAAAAACATTCAGATAAAAATAAATCTAAAGCACAATCAGAACGGAGAGATAATATAAACATTGATTCCGAATCTGAAATTTCAAATAATAAAAACGATTACGATATAGATAAAGATAATACTGCCAACAATCAAAATACAATGAAACCTAAAAATCCAAATACGGAGCTTGCAGATAAAATTTTTAAAATTAAAAATCTTTTAAATCTTAATGAAGATAATGCTTTTAGAAAAGGTTTAGGTAAAAGAAATAAGACACGTACTAATGAATTAAGAGGAAAATCCTTCGGTTACACAAGATCAAATCACAATCTTCATAACCTCGCTCTTATACCCACAATAAAATCAGCAGCTTCTCATCAAATAAAACCTAAAGAAGGTATTATTAAAATAAACAAAGATGATTATAAATTCAAGAGAAGAAAGACCCGTATAGGAACTTCTATTATTTTCTTGGTAGATGCAAGCGGCTCTATGGGGGCTATGAAAAGGATGAAAGAAACAAAAAATGCCATCTTATCTTTATTAATGGATTCTTACCAAAAACATGATGAAGTTTCCATGATAACCTTTGCAGGAATAGGGGCTGAAATAGCATTACCCTTTACAAGAAGTGTATTGCTTGCAAAAAGAGAATTGCAGCTCATCCCGACAATAGGCAAAACACCCTTATCCATAGGCCTAAACAAAGCTTTGGAGTATTTTAAAATACACAGACTAAAAAATAAAGATATGATTCCACTGCTCTTTTTAATTACAGACGGAAGGGCTAATCACGGATCCGTTTTTTTTGATGAGCCAATTAAGGATGCTCTTTTTATTTCTAAAAAAATAAAATATGAAAATATTCACTCTGTTGTGATAGATACCGAATCAGGTTTTGTAAAATTGGCTATTGCCGAAGAGATTGCAAAAAATTTAAATGCAAAATACTACCAAATAGAAAATTTAAAACCTGAAATCATAACTGCGATTGTACATCAAAACACGGAATACTCCCTATCCCGTATTGATATTATGGAGGACAAACGATGA
- a CDS encoding ATP-binding protein, translating to MAEKKIFPFVQIEGQEDIKLAIILNLICPSISGVLIRGEKGTGKSTIVRGIGELMQRQGENLKVVELPINATEDRVAGSIDIEKVLKTGEKVLQKGILAEADGNILYADEINLLEDYIVDLLLDAAAMGVNTIERDGISYSHSSKFILIGTMNPEEGELRPQLLDRFGLLVDVKSERDGLLRKEIIKKRLVFENNPEEFINGSYNEEKNLVSKIKEAQKRFPHIKTEDEILDLVVSLSTSLNVDGHRGDLTLVRAAKAYAAFQEKDEVTKDDIIRLAQMVYSHRLRKKPFEEITPLNRSDIENILNEKL from the coding sequence ATGGCTGAAAAAAAGATTTTTCCCTTTGTACAAATTGAGGGACAAGAAGATATAAAACTTGCAATAATTTTAAATTTGATATGTCCTTCAATTTCAGGTGTTCTTATAAGAGGAGAAAAGGGAACGGGTAAGTCTACAATTGTACGTGGAATAGGAGAACTGATGCAAAGACAGGGAGAAAATTTAAAAGTTGTGGAACTCCCTATAAATGCTACTGAAGACAGAGTCGCAGGCTCAATAGATATTGAAAAGGTTTTAAAAACGGGAGAAAAAGTTCTTCAAAAAGGAATCTTAGCCGAAGCTGACGGAAATATTTTGTATGCAGACGAGATAAATTTATTGGAGGATTATATAGTAGACCTCTTATTGGATGCAGCCGCTATGGGTGTAAACACAATAGAAAGAGACGGAATCTCATACAGTCACTCATCCAAATTTATCCTAATCGGAACCATGAATCCTGAAGAAGGAGAGCTAAGACCTCAGCTTTTGGATCGCTTTGGTTTATTGGTCGATGTAAAAAGCGAAAGGGACGGACTCTTAAGAAAAGAAATAATAAAAAAAAGACTGGTCTTTGAAAATAATCCTGAGGAATTTATAAACGGCTCTTATAATGAAGAAAAAAATTTAGTATCAAAAATAAAAGAAGCTCAAAAACGCTTTCCTCATATTAAGACAGAGGATGAAATTCTGGACTTGGTCGTAAGCCTTTCAACAAGTTTAAATGTAGACGGCCACAGAGGCGACTTAACCTTAGTTAGAGCAGCAAAGGCCTATGCAGCTTTTCAAGAAAAAGATGAGGTTACAAAGGACGATATAATCCGCCTCGCCCAAATGGTCTATTCTCATCGGCTTAGGAAAAAACCTTTTGAAGAAATAACCCCCTTAAACCGATCGGATATTGAGAACATCTTAAATGAAAAGCTTTGA
- a CDS encoding class I SAM-dependent DNA methyltransferase, with the protein MAKKNNANIGFEKQIWEAACVLWGFIPAAEYRKVIIGLIFLRYISNAFEKRYAELVADGDGFEDDRDAYAERNIFFVPEKARWKIIAASAHTPEIGLVIDKAMHSIEEENKSLKNVLPKNYASPDLDKRVLGNVVDLFTNMDMEETEDSKDLLGRTYEYCIAQFAAYEGKKGGEFYTPASIVKTIVEILKPYSNCRVYDPCCGSGGMFVQSVKFLKEHSGKRYSISVYGQESNADTWKMAKMNMAIRGIGVDFGSYHADTFFNDLHPALRADFIMANPPFNLSNWGQEKLKDDVRWKYGMPPAGNANYAWIQHMIYHLAPSGKIGLVLANGALSTQTSGEGEIRKKIIEDDLVEGIVAMPTQLFYSVTIPVTLWFISKNKKQKGKTLFIDARKMGYMVDRNHRDFTDEDIQKLGKVFEDFQNGKAEDVKGFCAVASTEDIAKQDYILTPGRYVGVEEQEDDGEPFDDKMKRLTSELSELFAKSHELETEIRKNLGAIGYEM; encoded by the coding sequence ATGGCTAAGAAAAATAACGCAAACATAGGTTTTGAAAAACAAATTTGGGAAGCGGCTTGTGTGCTTTGGGGATTTATTCCTGCCGCTGAGTATAGAAAGGTCATCATCGGTTTAATTTTTTTGCGCTATATTTCCAATGCTTTTGAAAAGAGGTATGCCGAGCTTGTTGCCGACGGCGATGGGTTTGAAGATGATCGGGATGCCTATGCCGAAAGGAATATCTTTTTTGTACCCGAAAAAGCCCGATGGAAAATTATTGCTGCTTCGGCCCACACTCCCGAAATAGGTTTGGTAATCGACAAGGCTATGCATTCTATTGAAGAAGAAAATAAAAGTCTTAAAAATGTGTTGCCTAAAAACTACGCGAGCCCCGATTTGGATAAAAGAGTTTTGGGCAATGTTGTAGATCTTTTTACCAACATGGATATGGAAGAAACGGAGGATAGCAAGGACCTTTTAGGAAGAACCTATGAATATTGCATAGCCCAGTTTGCCGCCTATGAAGGGAAGAAGGGCGGAGAATTTTATACTCCTGCGAGCATCGTAAAAACGATAGTTGAAATTTTAAAGCCTTATTCAAACTGCCGGGTTTATGACCCCTGCTGCGGTTCGGGCGGAATGTTTGTTCAATCCGTAAAATTTTTAAAAGAACATTCAGGCAAGCGGTACAGCATATCGGTATATGGGCAGGAAAGCAATGCCGACACATGGAAGATGGCCAAAATGAATATGGCTATTCGCGGAATAGGTGTAGACTTCGGCTCCTATCATGCGGACACCTTTTTTAATGATCTTCATCCGGCTCTTAGAGCCGACTTTATTATGGCAAATCCTCCCTTTAATTTGTCAAACTGGGGACAGGAAAAACTAAAGGATGATGTAAGATGGAAATATGGAATGCCGCCTGCCGGAAATGCAAACTATGCATGGATTCAACACATGATTTATCATCTTGCTCCTAGCGGAAAAATCGGCCTTGTTCTTGCAAACGGAGCCTTATCAACTCAAACGAGCGGGGAGGGAGAAATAAGAAAAAAAATTATAGAAGATGATCTTGTTGAAGGTATCGTAGCTATGCCGACACAGCTTTTTTATAGCGTTACAATCCCCGTAACTCTTTGGTTTATTTCAAAAAATAAAAAACAAAAAGGAAAGACCTTATTTATTGATGCCCGAAAAATGGGTTATATGGTTGACAGAAACCACAGAGACTTTACCGATGAAGATATCCAAAAGCTCGGCAAGGTCTTTGAAGACTTTCAAAACGGAAAGGCGGAAGATGTTAAGGGTTTTTGTGCAGTTGCCTCAACTGAAGATATAGCAAAACAAGACTATATCTTAACTCCGGGGCGCTATGTCGGGGTAGAAGAACAAGAAGATGACGGTGAACCCTTTGACGATAAGATGAAGCGTCTTACCTCCGAATTATCCGAACTTTTTGCAAAATCTCATGAACTTGAAACCGAAATCCGCAAAAACCTGGGAGCTATCGGCTATGAGATGTGA
- a CDS encoding restriction endonuclease subunit S translates to MRCDTYTLEELASIKYGKNQKKILSKNGDIPIYGTGGLMGYGAEALYDKPSVLIGRKGSIEKIRYVDHPFWTVDTLFYTEINTNLIIPRFLYYKILLLDLKKYNEGTTIPSLRTETLNKLQFDIPKLEAQKKILSILAPIDKKIRNLNKINDNLSA, encoded by the coding sequence ATGAGATGTGATACATATACTTTAGAAGAATTAGCATCTATCAAGTATGGTAAAAATCAAAAAAAAATACTGTCAAAAAATGGCGATATTCCCATATATGGAACAGGGGGGCTAATGGGATATGGGGCAGAAGCTTTATATGATAAACCATCAGTGCTAATTGGTAGAAAAGGTTCAATTGAAAAAATACGGTATGTGGACCATCCTTTTTGGACTGTTGATACTTTATTTTATACTGAAATAAATACAAATTTAATTATTCCCCGTTTTTTATATTATAAAATACTGCTACTGGATTTAAAAAAATATAATGAAGGAACTACAATTCCAAGTTTAAGAACTGAAACACTTAATAAATTACAATTTGATATTCCAAAATTGGAAGCACAAAAAAAGATTTTATCCATATTGGCTCCTATTGATAAAAAAATCAGAAATCTCAATAAGATAAATGATAATTTATCGGCTTAA